In a genomic window of Athene noctua chromosome 24, bAthNoc1.hap1.1, whole genome shotgun sequence:
- the LOC141969775 gene encoding LOW QUALITY PROTEIN: electroneutral sodium bicarbonate exchanger 1-like (The sequence of the model RefSeq protein was modified relative to this genomic sequence to represent the inferred CDS: substituted 1 base at 1 genomic stop codon) — translation MASSVLGMLQPGLSSSSGSESQAKSRLQSRLRPTADEVTMATGRLTPKLVTDVRMNPSGGYNMSLLEELQGCVWRRRHAEASWTCVEAGVDDGWEDVRELYTPSPNSYLLLIAIQRHDEEAMIDRGRVSNIVNIHYEREDLEGHRTLPVGVWMPLVRQSHRRHRPHSQKHRKREREKDSSPTEPGYHYTPSQRVQFILGTKEDKQHVPHDLFTELDEICTKEGEGAEWKETARWLKFEEDVEDGGERWSKPYVGTVSLQSLFALRSYILSGTVLLDICANSIEEIADTILCQQEQSTEFDKHVRAKVREVLMKKHHHQENKGNKLFDTVHFFPAESKKPLDRHVLDKTAQTLTPLPSATAAEAKNGVNQETGTMGLSKAELRFLKKIPAGAEVSNVLVGELDFLQQPIVAFVRLTPAVLLSGMTEVPIRTRFLFVLLGPEGKGHQYHEIGRSMATLMTDEVFHDVAYKAQNRDDLVAGIDEFLDQVTVLPPGEWDPSIRIEPPKNVPSQQKRKMPGAPDDSASHSKPEKHSGHELERTGRLFGGLIRDVKRKAPWFLSDFRDGLRLQCLASFLFLYCACMSPVITFGGLLGEATDGHISAMESLLGASMTGVVFSLFAGQPLTILGSTGPVLVFEKILYKFCKEHALSYLSLRACIGLWTAFFSIALVATDASSLVCYITRFTEEVFASLICLIFIYEALEKLSHLWEIYPVHMHSKLDLLTTYYCKCEAPAHPSNETLRFWESNNITVSGIAWENLTVTECRYLHGEFQGPACGHNGPYAPNVLFWCCILFFSTFALSSFLKKFKTSRYFSTRVRSTVSDFAVFLTIVIMVLMDFALGIPSPKLHVPHMFKPTRDDRGWFINPIGPNPWWTVLAALIPALLCTILIFMDQQITAVIVNRKEHRLKKGCGYHLDLLIVAVMLGVCSVMGLPWFVAATVLSLTHVSSLKVESKCSAPGEQPQFLGIREQRVTGLMIFVLMGCSVFFTSLLKFIPMPVLYGVFLYMGVSSLGGIQFFDRLKLFWMPAKHQPDFLYLRHVPLRKVHLFTMIQLICLILLWAIKVSRAAVIFPVMDLALIFVRKMMDFCFSKRELSFLDDLMPKSKVLDSAKNEAEGEEEPQKMLEAAATKSVQLKLGKTSDSATPKQSSDRXSPTQSQDPQQD, via the exons ATGGCGTCGTCGGTCTTGGGGATGCTGCAgccggggctgagcagctcctcgggcagcgagagccaggccaagtcacggCTTCAGTCCAGGCTCCGCCCCACAGCTGATGAGGTCACAATGGCCACA GGTCGACTGACCCCAAAACTGGTGACCGACGTGAGGATGAACCCGAGTGGGGGCTACAACATGTCCCTTCTGGAAGAGTTACAG GGCTGCGTCTGGAGGAGGAGGCACGCAGAGGCCTCGTGGACTTGCGTGGAGGCAGGGGTGGATGATGGGTGGGAGGATGTAAGGGAGCTCTACACACCCAGCCCCAACTCATACCTTCTTCTCATTGCCATCCAGAGACACGACGAGGAGGCAATGATTGACCGGGGAAGAGTGAGCAACATTGTCAATATTCACTATGAGAGGGAGGATTTGGAAG gccACCGGACCCTGCCTGTGGGCGTGTGGATGCCGCTGGTGAGGCAGAGCCACCGGCGTCACCGACCCCACAGCCAGAAGCATCGGAAACGGGAGCGGGAGAAGGACTCTTCCCCGACGGAGCCAGGCTACCACT ACACCCCGTCCCAGCGGGTGCAGTTCATCCTGGGGACCAAGGAGGACAAGCAGCACGTCCCCCATGACTTGTTCACCGAGCTGGACGAGATCTGCACGAAAGAGGGTGAGGGTGCCGAGTGGAAGGAAACAGCAAG GTGGCTGAAGTTTGAGGAGGACGTGGAGGATGGCGGCGAGCGCTGGAGCAAGCCCTACGTGGGCACAGTGTCCTTGCAGAGCCTCTTTGCACTGAGGAGCTACATCCTCAGCGGCACAGTGCTGCTGGACATTTGTGCCAACAGCATCGAAGAGATCGCAG ACACAATCCTGTGCCAGCAAGAACAGTCCACAGAGTTTGACAAGCACGTGCGGGCAAAGGTTCGAGAAGTTCTGATGAAGAAGCATCACCATCAGGAGAACAAAGGAAACAAGCTTTTTGACACTGTCCACTTCTTTCCTGCTGAGAGCAAGAAGCCACTAGACCGGCATGTCCTCGACAAGACAG CCCAAACACTCACCCCTCTTCCTtctgccacagctgcagaagCTAAAAATGGGGTGAACCAAGAGACCGGCACAATGGGTTTAAGCAAG GCGGAGCTGCGCTTCCTGAAGAAAATTCCTGCTGGCGCTGAAGTGTCCAACGTGCTCGTAGGAGAGCTGGATTTCCTTCAGCAGCCCATCGTGGCATTTGTCCGCCTGACCCCGGCTGTCCTCCTCTCCGGCATGACAGAAGTTCCCATCCGGACAAG gttcctgtttgttttgctcGGACCAGAAGGAAAAGGCCATCAGTACCATGAGATCGGCAGGTCCATGGCTACGCTCATGACGGATGAG GTTTTCCACGATGTGGCTTATAAAGCCCAGAACCGGGATGACCTCGTGGCCGGCATCGACGAGTTCCTGGATCAGGTCACGGTCTTGCCACCAGGAGAGTGGGATCCGTCGATCCGAATCGAGCCCCCGAAGAACGTCCCTTCGCAG caaaaaaggAAGATGCCAGGAGCTCCCGATGACAGTGCTTCTCACAGCAAGCCGGAGAAACACAGCGGTCATGAACTGGAGCGAACGGGAAG GCTCTTTGGAGGCTTGATCCGGGATGTGAAGAGGAAAGCCCCGTGGTTCTTGAGCGACTTTCGGGACGGACTGAGGCTGCAGTGTCTGgcgtccttcctcttcctctactGTGCCTGCATGTCCCCCGTCATCACCttcggggggctgctgggggaggcgACCGACGGCCACATC AGTGCCATGGAGTCGCTGCTGGGCGCATCCATGACCGGCGTGGTGTTTTCCCTCTTTGCCGGCCAACCCCTCACCATCCTCGGCAGCACCGGACCCGTCCTTGTCTTTGAGAAGATCCTCTACAAATTCTGCAA GGAACACGCGCTCTCCTATCTCTCTCTGCGGGCGTGCATCGGGCTGTGGACCGCCTTCTTCTCCATAGCGCTGGTGGCCACCGATGCCAGCTCTCTGGTGTGCTACATCACCCGCTTCACTGAAGAAGTCTTCGCCTCCCTCATCTGCCTCATCTTCATCTACGAGGCTCTGGAGAAGCTGAGTCACCTGTGGGAGATCTACCCTGTGCACATGCACAGCAAGCTCGACTTGCTCACCACCTACTA CTGTAAGTGTGAGGCACCGGCCCATCCCAGCAATGAAACCCTGCGCTTCTGGGAGAGCAACAACATCACTGTGTCTGGCATCGCCTGGGAAAACCTCACGGTGACT GAATGTCGGTACTTGCATGGAGAGTTTCAAGGACCTGCCTGTGGACACAACGGCCCCTACGCACCCAATGTCCTCTTCTGGTGCTGCATCCTCTTCTTCTCCACCTTTGCGCTGTCAAGCTTCTTGAAGAAGTTTAAAACCAGCCGTTACTTCTCAACCAGA GTACGGTCCACAGTAAGTGACTTTGCTGTTTTCCTCACCATCGTCATCATGGTGCTCATGGACTTTGCGCTTGGGATCCCATCCCCGAAGCTCCACGTCCCCCATATGTTCAAG CCTACCAGAGACGACCGCGGGTGGTTCATCAACCCCATTGGACCCAACCCTTGGTGGACGGTGTTGGCTGcgctcatcccagctctgctctgcaccatcTTGATCTTCATGGACCAGCAGATCACTGCTGTTATTGTGAACAGGAAGGAGCACAGGCTGAAG AAAGGATGCGGGTACCACCTGGACCTTCTCATCGTGGCCGTGATGCTCGGGGTCTGCTCCGTGATGGGGCTGCCCTGGTTTGTGGCTGCGACCGTCCTGTCCCTCACCCACGTGAGCAGCCTCAAAGTAGAGTCCAAGTGCTCAGCTCCAGGAGAACAACCCCAGTTTCTGGGAATACGAGAGCAGAGAGTCACTGGCTTGATGATCTTTGTGCTCATGGGCTGCTCCGTCTTCTTCACGTCTCTGTTAAAG TTTATACCAATGCCGGTGCTTTATGGCGTCTTTCTCTACATGGGCGTGTCGTCGCTCGGAGGCATTCAG ttctttgaCCGCCTGAAGCTGTTCTGGATGCCGGCGAAACACCAGCCGGATTTCCTCTACCTGCGGCACGTCCCCTTGAGAAAGGTGCATCTCTTCACCATGATCCAGCTGATCTGCCTCATCCTGCTCTGGGCCATCAAGGTGTCCCGTGCCGCTGTCATCTTCCCCGTGATG GATTTGGCTCTCATTTTTGTCCGGAAGATGATGGATTTCTGCTTCTCGAAGCGAGAACTCAGTTTTCTGGATGACCTTATGCCAAAAAGCAAGGTGTTGGACAGTGCCAAGAATGAAGCCGAAGGAGAAGAG GAGCCCCAGAAGATGTTGGAAGCTGCTGCTACAAAGTCAGTTCAGCTGAAACTGGGGAAGACCAGCGACTCAGCTACCCCaaagcagagcagtgacaggTAAAGCCCCACCCAGAGCCAGGACCCGCAGCAAGATTAG